A single window of Treponema denticola ATCC 35405 DNA harbors:
- the murB gene encoding UDP-N-acetylmuramate dehydrogenase, protein MNNLFSILHNTPLFQEGTIEFYKPLKPLTSYKIGGPAEALFCPKDEDHLKEALIFLSKNKISASLIGGGTNILVSDKGFRGVLISLKNLNKIEIIGESENKVFVRAGAGVLTDKLTKWAVENSLSGLECFGGLPGSVGGAVFMNARCYDVSISDRLKSIKYILADGDKTEFAEYEYNPSDWDYKASPFQQNPVSTEITKNRKIVLSAVFTLTHGIKEEIAVKTEEKVQDRISKGHFKEPSAGSTFKNNRAFGLPSGKLIEDAGLKGLCEGGAQVAPWHGNFIINKHDASASDIKTLIEKVQKTVKDKTGFLLEPEVIFAGDWG, encoded by the coding sequence ATGAATAATTTATTTAGTATACTTCATAATACCCCTTTATTTCAAGAGGGAACTATAGAATTCTATAAACCCCTAAAGCCTCTTACATCATACAAAATCGGAGGCCCTGCAGAAGCTCTTTTTTGTCCTAAAGATGAAGACCATTTAAAAGAAGCCTTAATTTTTTTAAGCAAAAATAAGATTTCTGCCTCGTTAATAGGAGGCGGAACAAACATTCTTGTCTCCGATAAGGGGTTTAGGGGAGTTTTAATAAGCCTAAAAAACTTAAACAAGATAGAAATCATAGGCGAATCCGAAAACAAGGTTTTTGTAAGAGCCGGAGCAGGCGTCCTCACCGATAAGCTTACAAAATGGGCTGTTGAAAATTCTCTTTCAGGCCTGGAGTGTTTTGGAGGCCTTCCCGGAAGCGTCGGAGGGGCCGTATTTATGAATGCACGCTGCTATGATGTTTCAATCTCGGATAGGTTAAAATCGATAAAATATATCTTAGCCGATGGCGATAAAACGGAATTTGCAGAATATGAATATAATCCTTCCGATTGGGATTATAAGGCTTCGCCGTTTCAACAAAATCCGGTAAGTACCGAGATTACAAAAAATAGAAAGATAGTTCTTTCTGCCGTTTTTACCTTAACCCATGGAATAAAAGAAGAAATTGCTGTCAAAACCGAGGAAAAAGTTCAAGATAGAATTTCAAAGGGACATTTTAAGGAACCTTCTGCAGGAAGTACATTTAAAAATAACAGAGCCTTCGGACTACCCAGCGGCAAGCTGATAGAGGATGCCGGATTAAAAGGTCTCTGCGAAGGAGGGGCTCAGGTCGCTCCTTGGCACGGAAATTTTATAATTAACAAGCATGATGCTTCAGCCTCGGATATAAAAACTTTGATAGAAAAGGTTCAAAAAACGGTTAAGGATAAGACAGGCTTTTTACTTGAACCGGAAGTTATTTTTGCAGGCGATTGGGGCTAG